The sequence below is a genomic window from Treponema primitia ZAS-1.
AAAATATACAAGGGGGAAACCCCAAATATATGCCGGAATCTTTTAATCCAGATGGAAAAATTCTTCGGCGTCCGCCCACCACTCACCTTCCGCACGGGTGTCCAGGGGTTTTTGGCAGGGCTTACACACATCCCACCACTTTTGGGTCATGGGATCCGCGGCCATTTTCGCCATATCCGCTTCGTAGTCAGTTCCATAATATTCAAAGTAACTGAACAAAAGTCCGTCACGATAATAAATAGAGTAATTTTTGATGTTACATTCTGAGATAGTTTTTAGTACCCCAGGCCACACCGCCGCGTGGAGTTTTTTATACTCCGCCAGTTTTTCCGGCCGGACGCCAATTACCGAACCATAGCGTTTCATCTTGTACCTACCTTCCGCTACAATTGCGGCAACCAGCCAAAGGCTAATTGCCGCAATTGTAGAATTAGTTTTGCCCGCTGCTTACCACTGGGGCGGCTGGAAATTCTGCACGTTAGTTTTGGTGATAACGTCGTTGGCAATATACAGAATCTCGGGCATTTCCTTGCCGTTGAACCAGTCGGCCATGGCTTTGACCGGGGCGGCGCCGTCACCTTCCGCGCTCTGTGCGGAGATGGCCAGTACGTTACCCGCTATGATCGCGTCCATACCGATTTTGGAGTTTCCAGCGCCGGCAATCAGAATGTCCGTACGGCCGGCTTCCTTAATCGCATCAATGGCGCCCTGCGCCTGAGCGGAATCGTCGGCAACGAAAATCGCGTTCAAATCCTTCCCGAAGCGGGTAATCCAGTCAGCTACAACCTGCTTACAGGCGGCGGCATCAAAACCGGGGCTCTGGAAGTCCAGGGTTTTGATGTCAGGGGCGTACTGCAACAGCTCGGTGCGGGGACCCCACATACGGGCAAAATAGGGTGAACCACCGGGGGTGTGGGTCAGATAAGCAATGCCGCCCTTTTTGCCCATCGCATCGGCTAAGGCCCGGGAAACTTTGCGCATCTGAGCCCAATCATCCGGGCCGGTCCAGGTGACCGCATAACGAATGGATTCGGCGGTACCAAGCATGTTGGTGCCAAACACCGGAATACCGGACTGGTTAATTTTGCGGTACTGCTGCACAGCCGCTTCAGCGTTGAGTGAAACCAATCCAATGGCGTCAGGCCGGGCATTAATCGCCTGGTCAACCAACTGGTTCTGAATGTTTACGTCATAGTTGGGCGACCAAACATCAACTTTCATACCGAATGTCTCGGCAGCTTTTTTCGCACCGTTACTATACGCCACGGTGTAGGGATGGTCACCATTCATGATAATGATCACGTACTTCCCGATACTGCCGTTCTTTGGCGACTTGGCCGGGTTTATTTTTGCACCGGCGTTCCAGCCCGCGTACTCCTGATCATACCAATGTCCGGGATCACTTTCCGGGAGTTTGCTCGGATCCGCCGGGCGCGGTGGAACCTGTTTGGGCGTCAGGGTTGGCATGAGTAATTGCCCATCGCTACCGCGCACAACCGATGCGTCAATCGCCTGGGACTTCTGCAGATTATCCGCAGCCGTTGCCCCGCCGCCGCTCTGCTGTCCACCGGCTGCAAAAACCAGGGACCCGCTGACCACCAACGCAATAAGCGCTGCCAAAAATACACGTTTTTTCATACTTTTCCTCCATAGAAATAATTTTATATGCTAAAGGGCGCTGCACAAACGGCAATACCCCATGGCATAGCTAAGCAAGCGCCTTTCCGCGCTATTTCAACGCAGTTACCCGCTACTTGCAACGCAGTTACCCGCGCAGTTCTTCCACAAGGTGGGAGCGCTGTCCAATCCGCTTTGAGCGGATATACATGTTGATCGTTTCAAATACAACGCAGGCCGCCAGCACCAGCCCGTTGGCCAATATCTGCACTTCGTATTTACCCGAAAGAGAAGTGAGCACATTGGACATCACCATGAGGGCGTACACTGAAGCATAGGTGTTCCAGACACTGCCCTTCCCGCCGACAGTAGCGGTGCCGCCGATGATTGTCGCGGCCAGCGCCACGAGAAGCGGTGAAACCCCTCTTTCGCCCATGTTTGGCACAGCGGAGCTTTGGCAGATGGCGAAAAGCGCACCCGCTACCGCACAGGCGAATCCTGAAATCACGAAAATTGAGATGGTTACGGCATTACTTTTGACACCCGCCAGCCAGGCGGCCTCTGCGTTACCGCCGATAAGGTAAATATTACGGCCCCAGCGGGTGTTTTTCATCAAAAGCGCCACAATAACAACGAATAGCACCACAATCACCACCTTGGGCGAAAGCGGCAAGAACCCGATACGCGCATTGAGCTTGTCCGCAAAGGCAAAATCACCAGCATCCCCGATTTCGGCTCCCCGGCAATAAATATACATACTGCCGCG
It includes:
- a CDS encoding L-rhamnose mutarotase, encoding MKRYGSVIGVRPEKLAEYKKLHAAVWPGVLKTISECNIKNYSIYYRDGLLFSYFEYYGTDYEADMAKMAADPMTQKWWDVCKPCQKPLDTRAEGEWWADAEEFFHLD
- a CDS encoding sugar ABC transporter substrate-binding protein, whose translation is MKKRVFLAALIALVVSGSLVFAAGGQQSGGGATAADNLQKSQAIDASVVRGSDGQLLMPTLTPKQVPPRPADPSKLPESDPGHWYDQEYAGWNAGAKINPAKSPKNGSIGKYVIIIMNGDHPYTVAYSNGAKKAAETFGMKVDVWSPNYDVNIQNQLVDQAINARPDAIGLVSLNAEAAVQQYRKINQSGIPVFGTNMLGTAESIRYAVTWTGPDDWAQMRKVSRALADAMGKKGGIAYLTHTPGGSPYFARMWGPRTELLQYAPDIKTLDFQSPGFDAAACKQVVADWITRFGKDLNAIFVADDSAQAQGAIDAIKEAGRTDILIAGAGNSKIGMDAIIAGNVLAISAQSAEGDGAAPVKAMADWFNGKEMPEILYIANDVITKTNVQNFQPPQW
- a CDS encoding ABC transporter permease is translated as MNQKSALGKTINDNRFYLLILLMFILGIFARNFFSGFNMKAIFDSTVLYSLLGLGFTMCMIAGHMDLSIGAMANMSAVLTMGMHTLSGHGWFFSITVALIAGIVVGFINGILVTKGKIHSFITTLGMQFVLRGSMYIYCRGAEIGDAGDFAFADKLNARIGFLPLSPKVVIVVLFVVIVALLMKNTRWGRNIYLIGGNAEAAWLAGVKSNAVTISIFVISGFACAVAGALFAICQSSAVPNMGERGVSPLLVALAATIIGGTATVGGKGSVWNTYASVYALMVMSNVLTSLSGKYEVQILANGLVLAACVVFETINMYIRSKRIGQRSHLVEELRG